One genomic window of Streptomyces sp. WP-1 includes the following:
- a CDS encoding amino acid adenylation domain-containing protein — MRTVADDIAAHALRHPGRTALSTPAGEVSYARLATRTEEIARLLRAHGARPETVCAVAVEHGTDAVAAMAAVLRCGAAFLTLDVSQPRERLAAFVRSSGARLLLTHSTLAPALDLGVPTLLLDQETAPDGPLPDAGADPQALAYVSHTSGSTGEPSAVLVEHAHLDAYLRDTARAFGLGPDTVALQTAPLGYDASIRDTFVPLLAGARLVIVERARLLRPAEFAATVRDHGVTALLSVTPSFLTHLGGQTGLTEPLAGVELVASSGESLRPFLAAGGRSLVPGRLVNQYGPTECTMTTTRHSVPAAPDPTTDLVGTPREGTVVRVLDAGLAPVPDGTVGEVYIGGAGVTRGYGGQPARTAAAFVPDPLGPPGSRLYRTGDLGHWGPGGLRYTGRTDRQLKIRGYRVDPAEIEGALLSHPGVTGAVVTPHTDDLGRVHLLAHVTGALSDTTDATLRRHLARTLPPHLMPRRFVRLEALPTTRAGKADRRVLAGGRLG; from the coding sequence ATGCGCACGGTCGCCGACGACATCGCCGCGCACGCCCTGCGCCACCCCGGCCGCACCGCCCTGAGCACCCCGGCCGGCGAGGTGTCGTACGCCCGGCTGGCCACCCGGACCGAGGAGATCGCCCGCCTGCTGCGCGCCCACGGCGCCCGCCCCGAGACCGTCTGCGCCGTGGCCGTCGAGCACGGCACCGACGCGGTCGCCGCCATGGCCGCCGTGTTGCGCTGCGGCGCCGCCTTCCTCACCCTGGACGTGAGCCAGCCCCGCGAACGGCTGGCCGCCTTCGTCCGCAGCTCCGGCGCCCGGCTGCTGCTCACCCACTCCACCCTCGCTCCGGCGCTCGACCTGGGCGTGCCCACCCTCCTGTTGGACCAGGAGACAGCTCCGGACGGCCCGCTCCCGGACGCGGGCGCCGACCCCCAGGCTCTCGCCTACGTCAGCCACACCTCAGGCAGCACCGGTGAACCCAGCGCCGTACTCGTCGAACACGCGCACCTCGACGCCTATCTCCGCGACACCGCACGGGCCTTCGGCCTCGGCCCGGACACCGTGGCCCTCCAGACCGCGCCGCTCGGCTACGACGCCTCCATCCGGGACACCTTCGTACCGCTGCTGGCGGGCGCCCGGCTGGTGATCGTGGAGCGCGCCCGGCTGCTGCGCCCCGCGGAGTTCGCCGCCACCGTCCGCGACCACGGGGTGACCGCGCTGCTCAGCGTCACCCCGTCCTTCCTCACCCACCTCGGCGGACAGACCGGCCTCACCGAACCCCTCGCGGGCGTCGAACTGGTCGCCTCCAGCGGCGAATCCCTGCGGCCCTTCCTCGCCGCGGGCGGCCGGAGCCTCGTACCCGGCCGGCTCGTCAACCAGTACGGGCCCACCGAGTGCACCATGACCACCACCCGGCACAGCGTGCCCGCCGCCCCCGACCCCACCACCGACCTCGTCGGCACCCCGCGCGAGGGCACCGTCGTCCGCGTCCTGGACGCCGGCCTCGCCCCGGTCCCCGACGGCACGGTCGGCGAGGTCTACATCGGCGGCGCCGGAGTGACCCGCGGCTACGGCGGCCAACCCGCCCGCACCGCCGCCGCGTTCGTCCCCGACCCCCTCGGCCCGCCCGGCTCCCGCCTCTACCGCACCGGCGACCTCGGCCACTGGGGCCCCGGCGGACTGCGCTACACCGGCCGCACCGACCGCCAGCTCAAGATCCGCGGCTACCGCGTCGACCCCGCCGAGATCGAGGGCGCCCTGCTCTCCCACCCCGGCGTCACCGGCGCGGTCGTCACCCCGCACACCGACGACCTGGGCCGCGTCCACCTGCTCGCCCATGTCACCGGCGCCCTGTCGGACACGACGGACGCCACCCTGCGCCGCCACCTCGCCCGCACCCTGCCCCCGCATCTGATGCCGCGCCGCTTCGTACGCCTTGAGGCGCTGCCGACGACGCGTGCGGGCAAGGCC